In Setaria viridis chromosome 5, Setaria_viridis_v4.0, whole genome shotgun sequence, the genomic stretch CCTCCTGATTGCCCACCTTGCCATGCAGTTTCATGGTTTTTCTCTTGGAATTTTGTTGAGCCTTGTTATCACCTATTGTCATGATCACATCATTTTCAGTTTGTTCATCACTTGGGCAAGAATCAGAGTCATCATTGCGTTCCAGTGCATCTAACAACTCCTCAATTACATGAATTGACACCTGAGGAGGACACTTGTGATTGTGACCCCATTTCTCTCCACACTTGAAGCGAtggctattttttttctgaacagCATTAATGCTTTCACCTTCTCACCAGAATCACCTTTGTCCCCTTTGGATTTGGTGGGCGCAGGTTTCTCAGATCCCACCAATTTGTTCTTGTCAGACACAAAAGATGGCTTGTAGTTGGATTTGTGGAAATCTCACGCAACTGCTTTGCCTTTGCTGACAGCAATTTCTTCCTCTTGCAATAGAGCTAGTGAAGATGCTGCCAACACATTTTTTGGCCTGTGCAGGCCAATTGCTGCTCTTATTTCCTCTTTGAGACCACCCAAAAATCTTGTGACGAAGTATGTGTCGTCGTATGCAGTGTTGTACATGGGACAACTTCTCGAACTTCTCCAGGTATTCCGCAATAGAGCCTGTCTGACGAAGGGCATCAAGTTGGCGAAGCTGCACCTAGTATTGATCTCTATCGAATCTGTCCAGAACGGTAGTACAGAATGTGTCCTAGTCCAGCACTCTGACTCTGTGTTCATAGGTTTGAAGCCATGCCACAGCAGTTCCCTTGAAATTGAGCGCCGCGAACCTTATCTTCAGACTTGGGCTCATGGAATATACCTCGAAATACATTTCACAACGATCACGCCACAACCGTGAATTATCACCATCAAATCGGGGAAACTCGAGTTTGAGCAAAGGGGCATGTCTGCTCCCAGACTCCCTATTCCCAGCATGCGACTCAAATTGAGGGTGAGCTTAGTCAAGAGATGTACCCGTGACTGGGCGTGGCGGATGAGATCCAAGGATCCCACTACCAACATCTCGGCTGTTCATGTCGACACGATGCCCGTTGGGCCGCTCCGGGGCCGGTGCAGGTGAGCGCACCGCCGGTGGCGGAGCTAAGTTGAGGTTGAAGGGGTTGACCCAGCttggcggaggtggtggcggctgaTGCTGAATCGGCGGTGGTGCCGACTCGAGTTGATGCTGGCGAGTCGCTATCTCCTCCGTCTTGGTCAGCCTAGAGAGCTATCCGTCGTGGATTGTCAAGCTTCCAGGCCGTTGATCTTGTCCAGGGACTTCTGCATCATTAGCTCTAATCCTTCGAATTTCTTCGCGAGATCCTCGAGGGTGGCCGCCATTTGTGTCTAAATCTTCATGGGCTTCCGGGGCGGCGCTAGATCTTGCGAACTGGATTtcgtgaaaaaaaaatttatagAATTTGTGGTGAAATATGCTCTAGATATCAATTGTTATGGATCTGCTACGCTCAATCACAACAAGAGGAGATATCTGGAAGGAACTAGAGGAAGACCAGAGTTCGGAAGGAAGAAAGTGAGAACAGGAAGAACGGAATGGGGATTCGGTTATGAATTCTGTTATTGCTTAATGTCTTCATACAGAATTACACCGGGATTCATAGCATATCCCACGTGAGCTCCAGCCCAGTACGCACGCCAATACATCGTCCCACGGTCCATCGGCCCAACTGCACATACGCTCGTGCTCTTAACCTTAACTACTTGCTGCTGCTACTCTAGTCTTCCTGGAATATTGCAGGGGCATGACACCCCACCCCAGCGGGTGGGGGGCGCGTCCCACTCGATGCTCCTCGCCACTGGCACCGGGCACCGCCCGCGACGCCGACGGGCGCGCGCCCGGGCCGGTTCGGTGGTGATCGCCAGTGTGAGGGGCTGCGGGGGTGGGTGGGGGTTCTGTCAATAAGCGAGTGGGCTCTGCGGTGGCGGTGCCATGCCGTGCGGCCGCGGGcgggcagcgcggcgcggcggatcGCGATGGCTGGCGGATGGTGTCGCGCCAGCTTCCGGTCCCGGCCGTTCCCCCGGGACAAGTGGGTTTGGGGCTCTTCGCTGGATTTCGACGTCGAATAAAAACGCTATCAAAGCAAAAGGAACCTCGCAAATAGTCCAGGACAAGTCGTGCGAGCGAGACTGGATATCGACCGGTGCACGGCCAAATCTCATCCATTCGAAGAGGTGAAGTCGATAGGCCGGGCTCGAACGGGAGGAGCAGGAGCTCCAGTGTTGCAGTTCGTACTCTACCCGTAGCCATCGGGCATCGGGTACCTCGAGCCCATGCCCATACGGATGCATCGTGCCACTACTGCTTCGGGCTCGCTCTTGTTCCATCGCAATTCCCAAATAGATGGACGCCACACGGTTCAACCAGCAGGTGGTCCTCGATGTAAAGCGACTCAATTCCCTGTGTCTGCTCCGTGTTTTCTCCCCTCTTTCGGCCGTTTATTATCATTTAAGGTATCTACCaggttcttcttgttcttgtcgACAACCCTTTTGCAGGACAGAATCATTCTCCTGCATCCTTGCCAACAGCTAGTTCCTTGCTGTGCAATTCACCCTCTCTTTTTGCTGTGCGTCATCTGGTAGCCTTTTTTTCTAGGCTGCTGTAGGATTTGTTCATCGCTTCTAAGCCCATTCATGTGGCCCATGTGGAAAGGGATTGAGGCACAACAACACAATGCTACCCAAGTGGTGATGATATGGGCTAATGCCTAGTAGACAGACACACGGAGATTAAATCATTTCATTTGGCCATACTTTGGCTAAACGTATCCACTCGATCGATAAAACACCAGATGCCCACCCCGTACGAATGGTGTGAAGTTTCAGTATCCTGTATGAAACGAACGAACGTAATGGAAGTGACACGCGGAACTCAATTTCATATGGGTGTTGcttaatttttcaaaaaaatagatGGGTGTTGCTTGAACAGCAACTCTGTTTTCTTTGGACTCACATCCCATTTTAGCAACCAAAACTCATCACTACTGACTCCATGTCCCAGTACATCCAATCTCTGAATTTCACACTTGTTTCAGAAAGTTACGAGGTTAATATTCAGCGTCTGAAACTCCCCGGAGATTCTGTATCTGAAAAATTTGGAGTGGTGCAGCACACTTCAGCCCAGCCCAAGATAACCATGTGTTATTTTTTCCCAAGTAACATAATTACAGATACCAGCTCAAAGATTGAACATCCAGGATAGCCCGTGCTAATTTTTCAGTTAGGCTCTTTCTGGCGAATACCAGCACAAATGTCAAAAGGCTTTGACATATCACGGATCAGCAATATGGGCATCTTGGTTACAGCTCATTAACAGCTTGTTTATCTACCTAACAGGAATCACCTGTAAGCTCTACGGTATATACTTCTGCCAAGAGGGAGCGTAAGGAAGAACAAGCTGCTCTTTGCTTCATTGATCATGCACCAGAACGCAGATCGACAATCTCAAACCGTAAATTGGGATTGAAGTGCACTTTCGAGCAGGTTTCATAGATTGGACTGCCATCAATTGTCTCTCGGTGAGTGTGGAACCCACTTTCATCGCACCCCCTAAGCACCTCCATCCCACCAGGATCAGTCAGCCTAAATATTCCATAACTCCTGAAGGATTTGAGAAATAGGTGTGGCAGTTTCAGATTTCAATCCACATTATATTAGCCATAAGGTAGCACCAAAAGCAAAGAACACTTGCCTGGTAGGGTCGGTAGGTGCAACCACAATTGCAACAGCCTCTGGCAACATAACCTGCAGGAATCCAGCCATTTTCATCAAGCAAAGTTAAAGACATGCTAAAGCAGGTGAAGCTCAGGTGTTGAAGCGGTTTTGAGTTTGACAACAAAGTGTCAAAGACAGACTTAGCAATTCTGAGTACAAGTTATTATCAATGTTATTACAGCCATAAACATGCTAACTGTAGGATACTCCCCGATGTTTGTCAATATTCttcctcttaatgaaaaatgtgctaaggcacggttgcaaaaaaaaaaatgtttgtcaATATCCTACTTCTAGGTAAATGATCTTTATCCTACGAAGATGAAATACGTAAATAGCTCAAGCACCGTTGCTGCTTGGGCGGCATGATTATGATCACAACCAGAGACCACAAAAACTCAAAAACATACATGGTAGCCTGTCGGCCTGCCTTTACAGTATTGGACAATTTTGTGATTTAATCAGGACAAAAAGGGAAGGTTATGTGACCCTCAAATATCAGCCAGTAAGCCTAATGGCTGCTCAACAAAGGTTAAAGCATAGTGTTCAGATATCAGGGTGGAaaataagtattttttttaGCTAAGCACCGAGACCATATTCTTTAGTCATCTTTGATTTGTGGCCATATCTATGATTCTGTATGGTTAATAGTTTGTAAATTTGCAGCGCATCTAGCGGCTCACAGTACCTAAAGGGATCACTGGTCAAATAAGGAGCCATGTAGTATCATATAGTATATAAGCAAGTGCAAAGATGGAAGCTTCAGCAAGTGCAGCTTACATTCTACAAACACAGACCATTCAAGCAGAAGTTATCACATAAAAAGGTGCAGCCTATcttctacaaaatacaaactcTACATGGCAAGATGATGTCAATAATTTGTGGTGTTTGATGCAGATCATTCAAGCAGAAGTTTTCACATAAAAAAGTGAATACTTTAAAAATCCTACTCTCATCTTCAATAGTGAAAAAACACCTTTTTTTAGATCAACACACCACAGGCACATATTATTTAATTACCTGGTAAGAGTATTGAGTATGCAAATCGATCGATGACAGGAAGCATGTTTGTGAAGGATGAGTCTGGAAAAGGGGAAAAGTGTCAATTCTCAGGAACTGTTAAAGAAAAGTGACCATTCCATCCAAGCCTCCAAGAGCACTAGAAAGGGATCTAAGAGCATGAatgttcaaaaaagaaaaaggatcaACTCCACATTCTGTAGTAATAATAATCGATAAAgcaaatcaaattgaatttgaaCTAGACAGGCAATCACATTTCTTTATCCTTTGTATAATGTAGGTTACTACGTATGTTGCATGAATTCACAGTTCTGGGTGTAGTTATGTGACATATCCATCTTTCTTATGCAGCAGAGTAAAAACAGCAGATGCAATATATAGAGTAACTAATGGAATCACTTGCAGCCTATTTTGAAGCACTCAAGATAATAATATCCTGATAATTCCCGTTCCATGCAAGATATGCCACTATCATACTACTAAGGGTCAGGATGCCAGGGTATATTGCTTTTCACAGACATAAAATCCAGTACATTATCTACTGCTCCTTCCTATGGCTAATGCAAGAAAGACATGTTACATGTAATGTTTTCTTAGATGAATGTTCTATGTTAGATGCAATATAATTGCCAAAACATGTTATGAGTAATATTTTCTGAGATGAATGTTCTATGTTAACAATGCAATATGATTGCCAAAACATATTTCAATGTGGCAACCAAACTGACTGTTATAAACATTTATATTGAGAATAGAGATGTTAGTTTCTAGATGAACTAAATTATTTCCTCCAACattattaaaaagaagaatgtCAATGCTAAATAGATAAATGATTTTTCCCTGAAAATTAACAGGAGAGCAGCAATTACTCTGATTATAAGACATAATTGCGACAAGCGAAAATGAAAGGAAGAGGTTTGGGCCTCAacagcaaaaagaaagaagaaaaataaaggtAAACGAATATAAGATAATGGTTTCAGATCAGATGATAATTGATGAGTGATATTACATGTTGCAACCAGGTAGCAGTCTACTGCAGTTATCAGCTTGCTTATCTTTTCAGATTAGGTGAGGTAGGTAACTTGCATGTGCATTTGTTTTAATTTCAATTAAaccaacaagaaacacaaagtaCATAAAGTATGGAAATGCTAGAATATATACATGAATCCATCCTGCAGGGTAAAGTGACTGCTCTGATAATACAGCATGTATCTCCTCCTCATTAACAGCCTGACACtgtatttggaaaaaaaaaagatgaaggcTTTAGGGTGGGGCAGCCAGATATTTGTCAGAGCATATAATAATCTAACAATTGATATATTAATTATATGTTTGAAACCATTCAATTACTGACATACTGAGTGAGCAGTTCCTTCTTGCTTTGGTATAATCAACATTGTCACAAAGTAAGTTCCATCCCTCTACACACgaaagaacaaaaaataaaaaaacaagattCACTATGAAAATTAGGTATGTTCGTCACATTGGCAATTGTCCACTG encodes the following:
- the LOC117855986 gene encoding AMSH-like ubiquitin thioesterase 2, yielding MSSRRCDINAWRCGTHSTPSKSMYLDAQQAVHCQATDRDAGSCAVKHHFPSPIVSWIEDLSSFGNVSFSPDTEYVDEQARASVGQSSTSSNLHDMQISVRLTDEFMELAKENTSNNLETCGILGASFRDGTYFVTMLIIPKQEGTAHSCQAVNEEEIHAVLSEQSLYPAGWIHTHPSQTCFLSSIDLHTQYSYQVMLPEAVAIVVAPTDPTRSYGIFRLTDPGGMEVLRGCDESGFHTHRETIDGSPIYETCSKVHFNPNLRFEIVDLRSGA